Proteins encoded together in one Pseudoroseomonas cervicalis window:
- a CDS encoding MFS transporter, with translation MSAPIAAPERRRVSPMMILIVCAVLTAALAMGLRQSFGLFLAPMTNFHGWSASGFAFAIALQVLINGVSQPICGQIADRLGGRVVLMGGAALYAAGTLGMALADGLPLFTFFAGLVMGIAVSAAGMPVIMASMTRLLPEEQRGRATGLGTAGSSFGQFLVVPLAGFGIAGFGWQGALFAMAAAALLMIPLSLPLNDRPAPAPAHAAQVAAEEGAMQTLKRAFASRSFWCLFFGFFVCGLHVSFLSVHLPGFVASCHLPSFVGAGAISLIGLFNVLGSLLSGELTQKWRRRELLVGIYASRAVLLLIFFLAPKTTGTVLAFSAVMGVLWLSTVPPTVALCARNFGTRWLATVFGLVFLGHQIGGFTGAWLGGVVFDRTGSYDLMWIISILAAVFAALVHLPVRDQRVVPAVA, from the coding sequence ATGTCCGCCCCCATCGCCGCCCCGGAAAGGCGGCGCGTCTCGCCCATGATGATCCTGATCGTCTGCGCCGTGCTGACCGCCGCGCTGGCCATGGGGCTGCGCCAATCCTTCGGCCTGTTCCTGGCGCCGATGACCAATTTCCATGGCTGGAGCGCCAGCGGTTTCGCCTTCGCCATCGCGTTGCAGGTGCTGATCAACGGCGTGTCGCAGCCGATCTGCGGCCAGATCGCCGACCGGCTGGGCGGGCGCGTGGTGCTGATGGGCGGCGCCGCGCTTTACGCCGCCGGCACGCTCGGCATGGCGCTGGCCGATGGGCTGCCGCTCTTCACCTTCTTCGCCGGCCTGGTCATGGGAATCGCCGTCTCCGCCGCCGGCATGCCGGTCATCATGGCCAGCATGACGCGCCTCCTGCCCGAGGAGCAGCGCGGCCGCGCCACCGGCCTCGGCACCGCCGGCTCCTCCTTCGGGCAGTTCCTGGTCGTGCCGCTGGCCGGCTTCGGCATCGCCGGCTTCGGCTGGCAAGGCGCGCTCTTCGCCATGGCGGCGGCGGCGCTGCTGATGATCCCGCTCTCCCTGCCGCTGAACGACCGCCCTGCCCCGGCCCCCGCCCATGCGGCGCAGGTCGCCGCCGAGGAAGGTGCGATGCAGACGCTGAAGCGCGCCTTCGCCAGCCGCTCCTTCTGGTGCCTGTTCTTCGGCTTCTTCGTCTGCGGGCTGCATGTCAGTTTCCTCTCGGTGCACCTGCCCGGCTTCGTCGCCAGCTGCCACCTGCCGAGCTTCGTCGGCGCCGGCGCCATCAGCCTGATCGGGCTGTTCAACGTGCTGGGCTCGCTGCTCTCGGGCGAGCTGACGCAGAAATGGCGGCGGCGGGAGCTGCTGGTCGGCATCTATGCCAGCCGCGCCGTGCTGCTGCTGATCTTCTTCCTGGCGCCCAAGACCACCGGGACGGTGCTGGCCTTCTCGGCCGTGATGGGCGTGCTGTGGCTGTCCACCGTGCCGCCCACCGTCGCGCTCTGCGCGCGCAATTTCGGCACGCGCTGGCTGGCCACCGTCTTCGGCCTGGTCTTCCTCGGCCACCAGATCGGCGGCTTCACCGGCGCCTGGCTGGGCGGCGTGGTGTTCGACCGCACCGGCAGCTACGACCTGATGTGGATCATCAGCATCCTGGCGGCCGTCTTCGCCGCCCTGGTGCATCTGCCGGTGCGCGATCAGCGCGTGGTGCCGGCGGTCGCCTGA
- a CDS encoding YqaA family protein produces MLHALYERILRLAAHRHAGRWLAAISFAESSVFPIPPDAMLLPMCLARPERAWRYAAICTIASVLGGIAGYALGYFLFEAVAQPVLAAYGHAEALQSFRAWFDRWGAAVILIKGLTPIPYKVVTIAAGAAAFDPWVFLLASIVTRGARFFLLAALLRRYGAPVRGFVEKRLTLLTTLAAIAILGGIAAIRLI; encoded by the coding sequence ATGCTGCATGCCCTGTATGAGCGCATCCTGCGCCTTGCCGCGCACCGCCATGCCGGGCGCTGGCTGGCGGCCATCTCCTTCGCCGAGAGCAGCGTCTTCCCGATTCCGCCTGATGCGATGCTGCTGCCGATGTGCCTGGCGCGGCCGGAGCGCGCCTGGCGCTACGCGGCGATCTGCACCATCGCCTCGGTGCTGGGCGGCATCGCCGGCTATGCGCTGGGCTATTTCCTGTTCGAGGCGGTGGCGCAGCCGGTGCTCGCCGCCTATGGCCATGCCGAGGCGCTGCAGAGCTTCCGCGCCTGGTTCGACCGCTGGGGCGCCGCCGTCATCCTGATCAAGGGGCTGACGCCGATCCCCTACAAGGTCGTCACCATCGCCGCCGGCGCTGCGGCCTTCGACCCCTGGGTGTTCCTGCTGGCCAGCATCGTCACGCGCGGCGCGCGCTTCTTCCTGTTGGCGGCGCTGCTGCGCCGCTACGGGGCACCGGTGCGCGGCTTCGTCGAGAAGCGGCTGACGCTGCTGACCACCCTCGCCGCCATCGCCATCCTCGGCGGCATCGCGGCGATTCGCCTGATCTAG
- the bcp gene encoding thioredoxin-dependent thiol peroxidase, whose translation MSVAEGAPAPDFSLPASGGRQVSLAAMKGRPFVLYFYPKADTSGCTKEACDFQEALPALAATGLEVIGVSPDPMKPIEKFAEKYGLTFPLASDAEKQAAEAYGTWVEKSMYGRTYMGMERSTFLIDREGKVARIWRKVKVPGHAKAVMDAAQALG comes from the coding sequence ATGAGTGTTGCGGAAGGCGCCCCGGCGCCGGATTTCAGCCTGCCGGCCAGCGGCGGCCGCCAGGTGTCGCTCGCCGCCATGAAGGGCAGGCCCTTCGTGCTGTATTTCTACCCCAAGGCCGACACCTCGGGCTGCACCAAGGAGGCCTGCGACTTCCAGGAAGCGCTGCCGGCCCTTGCCGCGACCGGGCTTGAGGTCATCGGCGTCTCGCCCGACCCGATGAAGCCGATCGAGAAATTCGCCGAGAAATACGGCCTGACCTTTCCGCTGGCCTCGGATGCCGAGAAGCAGGCGGCCGAGGCCTATGGCACCTGGGTCGAGAAGTCGATGTATGGCCGGACCTATATGGGCATGGAGCGGTCCACCTTCCTGATCGACCGGGAGGGCAAGGTGGCGCGGATCTGGCGCAAGGTGAAGGTGCCCGGCCATGCCAAGGCCGTGATGGACGCGGCCCAGGCGCTGGGCTGA